From a single Porites lutea chromosome 10, jaPorLute2.1, whole genome shotgun sequence genomic region:
- the LOC140949568 gene encoding uncharacterized protein has protein sequence MTRVAALLPNRRRKTTTLNHYGHVKTKPRDLQARVLSPTRRHNPQPLGLVYQSPLQSNAQPYAIWNPDFRHTRARYSTLVGHLDLTNFSSGPISQMTPFEERGGPPTINYSLQSTSRFSYRDPSQYTLGGGKKWPSHRPYRPEPDGPALGIIPPGLPRLSEDRNVVNARQGTEQKPDKHAWSNAALREVWRSTGHPNIGCEP, from the exons ATGACACGTGTTGCTGCATTGCTTCCAAACCGGCGACGTAAAACAACCACACTTAATCATTACGGACACGTAAAGACCAAGCCACGTGATCTGCAAGCACGTGTTCTGTCACCAACTCGCCGTCACAACCCCCAGCCACTGGGCTTGGTTTATCAAAGTCCTCTGCAATCAAATGCTCAG CCCTATGCTATATGGAACCCAGACTTCCGCCACACTCGTGCGAGATATTCAACACTTGTAGGACATTTGG ATTTGACAAACTTCTCTAGTGGCCCCATTTCTCAAATGACTCCGTTTGAAGAGAGAG GGGGTCCACCGACAATTAACTATAGTCTCCAGTCCACTTCACGCTTTAGTTATAGAGACCCTTCCCAGTATACTTTGGGAGGAGGAAAGAAGTGGCCTAGCCATCGTCCCTATCGACCTGAGCCAGACGGTCCGGCCCTTGGTATAA TTCCTCCGGGTCTCCCTCGGTTGTCAGAAGACAGAAATGTAGTCAATGCTCGCCAGGGAACTGAACAG AAGCCAGATAAACACGCTTGGAGCAACGCGGCCCTAAGAGAGGTGTGGAGATCAACAGGCCATCCAAACATTGGTTGTGAGCCTTGA